A stretch of DNA from Veillonellales bacterium:
GCTGTTTAATAATTTCATACTCAAATGTGCTTAGCTTCCCTGATTTGGTCAATATGTTTTTAGAAATTTTCATTTTCCCAATGTCATGAAGCAGAGCTGCCGTGGAGATATCGTTAATCATTTTCGGTGAAAGATTAAGCCTAGTTGCTAGTTCAACCGAAAGTTTTTTTACGTTGAGGGAATGAGTAGCTGTATAGGGATCATATTTAGAGATTAGCTCGAGAAAATAATTAATTATTTCAGGTTTTGTTTGAGAAGAAGATGCGATAAGCATATTAATACCTCAAGGCGTAATGTAACACAATTAGATTGTGTTACATTAGCAAGCAAAAAAATTCATTTTCGTTGAATTTTTACATGTTTAATAATAAATTTTATAAATTTTTTCTACAAAAATTGCGGTTTTAAAGGATACTTTTACAACTTATTACATTTTTTTATTTAATAGGAAGGAAAATAATATAAATAATCGTATATATATATATTGTCAAAATAATTCATAGTAACACAATCTAATTTTGTTACTATAAGGGTAGACTACACTATTGTTTTATCTACCTTAGAAACGCAAAAAAGCCCGGACGCAACTAAATGTATTCGGGCTAAACTTTTCTTAAACTGTATCGTTTTCTTTATCCTTTGTGATTCCATCCGGCAACTATCCGCTTATGAGGATACTCAAATTGTTTTAGCTAAAAACCTTATCCATGCGTTCTCTTAGTTTTTGTCCATAATCGGTAAAAATTGCTTTCATGTTTTATCTTTCTCTCCGGGATATAATTGAGTTTGGTAGCTAAGTTTTAGCAAAGGCTGTCTTACTTGCCTGAGTTTGTTGATGAGTCGTAATGTAAACGCCAATCATTATCCATAGTCCGCCAACTATCTCCTGCCAGCCCAAATGCTCGTGCAGTAATATAACTGCAAGCGACATTCCTGCCAAGGGGATGATATTCATAAAAATCGCTGCAATATTGGAACCCACAACAGAAACTCCGACGTTATACAAAATAAAGGCTATTATCCCGCTGCCAATAATCATATATAGCATTAAAAGCCATCCTTGGTAAGATAAATGAACAGGTGCTCCGGTTCCTTCATACAGGATTATAACTCCCATTAGTACCGTCCCGGTGAAGCCAGCCCAAGCCGTAGTGGCTAGCGGCGTCATGTCTTCCATTACCTTTTGTCCCAGCATGGAATAAAAAACCCAAGCAAATTGAGCAACTATAAATAGCAGATCACCTTGATTAAAAGTTAATCTTTGTATGTTATCCCAAGAACCATGGAAAATTAAACATAAGGTTCCAAAAAAAGAAATTGCTATTCCCAACCACTGCTGCTTTCGCATATGTTCATGAAAAAAAATTCCAGTTAACAAGGCTGTCATTGCCGGTGTTAAAGTGGCTATTAGCGTACAATTAATTGCTGTAGAATATTGTAAACCAGTAAACTGCAGACCATTATTTAGTACAATACCGGTAACTCCCATAAGGATTAATGGAAGGACATGCTGTTGAGATGGCCAGCAGTGTTTGCCTTCTCTCCAGAATATAATTGTAAGTAATATTGAGCTAATACCGACAAAGCGCACTAAAATCAGCATCTCTGGCGAAATTTCGTTAAGAATACTTTTTACTGCAATTGCATTACCGCCCCATAGTACTGCCGTTAGACATAGAAGGCAATAAACTTTTTTTATATTTAGTTGCACACTCGTTGACTCCTTACGAAACGGGATTAGTGAATTACATATATTAATTCGATGAATACTTTAGCATACCATCCCGGCGAACGCCAGGCAAAATATGTTAGCGGATGAATGAATAATAAAATCATCATAGTCATAATCATAGAATGGATAAGCACCTAGCAGATGTCCTAATCCTATCCCCAGTCCCAAACCACTCAAGCCCAAAGATGCCCGAAATAGGCAAAACCACCATGGAAGGCTTCATGAGATTGACGCCAACCAAACACTTCGGACAACCATATTGCATATTTTGCTTCCTCCTTTACGACAGTTTACTGCTTCTCTAGCTTTTCATGTATCACTGGCAGAATCTTATTAATTATATCCGTTGCCATCCCATTCAATATGTTATAATCTGCCTCAATCCAATATGATTTTAGCAATTTAATTAATTCTTCATGCTCTATCATAGTGGCTCACCCCCATAATTCTATATTAAAACAACGAGATAAAATAATATATAGGCCGTAAGTACCAAAAAATAGGCTATCGTAATGGAATTTTTATGTTTTTTAAGGAAGGCCTTTTCATATATCTTTTGAGAATAATTTATATGTAAGTACTAAGATGGTGCTATATGACTGAGAAACATAGTGAATGGCTACAAATCAATCAATCTGTCCTCAAACTCCCCGATCCAAACAGGCATAATAACGGAAAACAATAAGAAGGGCGAATGGGTTCTATGCCACTTTCCTTGTACCTAACTTGTGATATTTATTTAAAAGACTATCAAGTTTTTGACTTAATTTTATTACATCAGGATTACTCAATCCCTTATCCATTCCCATATTCACCATGGTTTTGCGCAATGTTTCTATATTCTCAAGCAATCTTTTCACTTTCGACACGCTCCATATAAAATTTCAAACATTTACCATTATAATTAATTTGCTTAAATAAATCAACCTGTCGAAGTGTGTTTGTAAAATGAAAAAGTTCGTCACCATGCGGCAACAAGCTTCATTTTTTTATAAACCATCGTCCAAATTCGTCGAACAAATATAATTTTTAATTTTTTCCCTGCGTTCGGTAGGTGTATCTGGTGCCCGGTTCCAACGGGTATTTTTATGCTAAACAAAAAAAACGGCAGCATCGCTACCGGAGAAGGTGGATATATGGAATTGAGGCTCGTGTACGGTTTAATAATAGCCGCTAAATTTTAAAAATAAATTATAAAATCGTTATATTTTTATCTTTTCTTAAGCAATATCCTCTTTTTCGTTCACTTATGGCCTGCCTGACTTCTTCAAATATTACTGGAATAACATGAGTAATTATATTGTCAGCCATTATATTTAATGTTTTATAATCAGCTTCAGGCCAATATGATTTTAGCACCTTTATTACCTCTACGCGATTGATCACCTGACAGCCCCTCAATCTTTAATGTTTTTATATTTTGATTATATGGAAAATTCTTTTATTACTTTTACCTTCTTATAATAAAATGTCTGAAATCTAATCACCTAATTTAGTAGCTGTTGTAGACAGATTCTATTCAAGTATTAATTTTTATTTCTAACTAACTATGTTAATTCCTGCAAAACATATAACTTTTTAAAATATTTTGTAAAATAGGCTCCTACCTGCTATGTGTACTTAAGGAAGAACTGTATTGGAAATTATGGGAACGAACCAGCCTGACAAAAAAAACCGCCCAACCAAAAGGATGAGCGGCTATATGTATTATCATCAGTATTTAATTACTTGCCGAACCAACTATCACACCAAGCAAGAAGGCTCCAATTTCATTCAGTACCGAATCATGACGTTTATTTTCCCTCTCTTGGCGCTCACGCCACTCTCTTACACTTTCATCATGTCTCCGCCGCATCTCCCAATCATGGCGTTTATTTTCTTCGCGCATTCTTTTATCATGTTCATGCTGCCGATAATTATCGTGATTATGATATTCTTCGCTATATTGTATTCTTTCAGGACCATGTGCAGGAGAGGCGGAAACTATTGAAGCACCAAACCCAATTTGCAGCATACCTACCATTGAATAGACAACTATTTTTTTTACAATATTTTTCATGGAGCATCCCTCCTCTATTTCATGTTTTTATTATAATTGGTAAATATGACAAGATTGTGACTGAACAGTCACAGCTTTAAAACAAAAGCCCATCACCATCACGGTAAGGGGCTAACCTAAGTCAATTATACTTCTGTTACCATCTTGCTCGCAAACTGGCTGTTGTAAAGATTCTCATAGAATCCCTTTTTATTTAGAAGCTCCTGATGTTTTCCCTGTTCTATGATTGTGCCATTCTGCATGACCAGAATCAAATTCGCATCGCGGATGGTGGACAACCGGTGTGCGATTACGAAGCTGGTCCGCCCCTGCATTAGCCGTTTCATCGCTTTTTGAATCTCCGCTTCGGTTCTTGTGTCGACGCTGGAGGTTGCTTCGTCCAAAATAAGAATAGACGGGTTCGCAAGGATAGCCCTTGCTATTGTCAGCAACTGTTTCTGCCCCTGAGATACATTTGAACCATCCTCATTTAAAATGGTTTGATATCCTTGCGGCAAAGTGCGGATAAAGTGATCTGCTCGGGCAGCCTTAGCCGCAAGAGTCACTTCGTCCATACTCGCGTCCGGCCGACTGTAGGAGATATTGTCCTGTATGCTCCCCTGAAAAATCCAGGTATCCTGTAGCACCATACCAAACATCTTCCGCAAAGTACCACGGCTGAATTCTTTAATATCCACATCGTCAATCGTAATTTTCCCGCTCTGAATTTCATAAAACCGCATCAGCAGATTGACCAGCGTGGTTTTTCCCGCACCTGTCGGGCCTACAATAGCAATCGTATCTCCTGAATTTAAATGGATATTGATATTATTCATCAAAACCGTGTCATCACGATAGCTGAATCTCACATGTTCGAACGCCACTTCTCCCTTGACGTTTTTCAGCTGCTTGCTGTTCTGAAGCTCCAGCACTTCTTCATCCTCATCCAGAAGTTCAAAAACGCGCTCTGCCGACGCAACAGCGGATCGCAGCATGTTCAGAATGTAAGATATCTGCGTCATCGGTTCGGAACACATGTCGACGTATTGAATAAATGCCTGAATACTGCCAAGCGTCATGGTTCCCTGCACCGCGAAAATACCTCCGATAACCGCGACCACGACATATCCTATTTTCCCGATAAACCGAATCAGCGGTTCTATGGAAAAAGCAGTAAATTGTGCCTTCCTATTTGCGTCACAAAGCTGCCGGTTTACATTTTGAAAGGCTGCCACCGATTTTGCTTCGGTGCTGAAGGCTTTTATTACCATCTGACCGGTAAAGGCTTCTTCTATGGTGCTGTTTAATTCGCCTAAATATTTTTGATTATCTGCAAAATGGCCCTCCACTCTGTGTGCTACTTTCGTTGTGATAAACATGGATAAAGTGAGTGTCACAACTGTAATCAGCGCAAGGAGAGGATGAATGGTCAGCATGATTATGATGGCAGCTAC
This window harbors:
- a CDS encoding aspartyl-phosphate phosphatase Spo0E family protein — translated: MKRLLENIETLRKTMVNMGMDKGLSNPDVIKLSQKLDSLLNKYHKLGTRKVA
- a CDS encoding ABC transporter ATP-binding protein, whose translation is MSENTNQEMDTYDIGIDDSIDRAKNAKTTSIRLLKCLVMQKIKFLAVLITVLVSSALNLAAPLVMGQVIDQLTKGIKMSLITGVKFSVDINTIGKTVIFLLVIYILISLFIYFQQYLMSGVAQNLTLGLRKELSQKLNHLPLKYYDSHQKGDILSRATSDLERVADSLQQGMMQLISSAVTIVAAIIIMLTIHPLLALITVVTLTLSMFITTKVAHRVEGHFADNQKYLGELNSTIEEAFTGQMVIKAFSTEAKSVAAFQNVNRQLCDANRKAQFTAFSIEPLIRFIGKIGYVVVAVIGGIFAVQGTMTLGSIQAFIQYVDMCSEPMTQISYILNMLRSAVASAERVFELLDEDEEVLELQNSKQLKNVKGEVAFEHVRFSYRDDTVLMNNINIHLNSGDTIAIVGPTGAGKTTLVNLLMRFYEIQSGKITIDDVDIKEFSRGTLRKMFGMVLQDTWIFQGSIQDNISYSRPDASMDEVTLAAKAARADHFIRTLPQGYQTILNEDGSNVSQGQKQLLTIARAILANPSILILDEATSSVDTRTEAEIQKAMKRLMQGRTSFVIAHRLSTIRDANLILVMQNGTIIEQGKHQELLNKKGFYENLYNSQFASKMVTEV
- a CDS encoding DMT family transporter, producing the protein MQLNIKKVYCLLCLTAVLWGGNAIAVKSILNEISPEMLILVRFVGISSILLTIIFWREGKHCWPSQQHVLPLILMGVTGIVLNNGLQFTGLQYSTAINCTLIATLTPAMTALLTGIFFHEHMRKQQWLGIAISFFGTLCLIFHGSWDNIQRLTFNQGDLLFIVAQFAWVFYSMLGQKVMEDMTPLATTAWAGFTGTVLMGVIILYEGTGAPVHLSYQGWLLMLYMIIGSGIIAFILYNVGVSVVGSNIAAIFMNIIPLAGMSLAVILLHEHLGWQEIVGGLWIMIGVYITTHQQTQASKTAFAKT